In Brevibacillus brevis, a genomic segment contains:
- the deoD gene encoding purine-nucleoside phosphorylase, with amino-acid sequence MSIHIGAKQGAIAETILLPGDPLRAKYIAETFLEGAECYNNVRGMLGFTGTYKGKRVSVQGTGMGVPSISIYVNELMQSYDVQNLIRVGTCGAIQEDIKVRDVILAMSASSDSQTNRLLFNQIDFAPTASFDLLHKAYQVASERNLNVKVGNIFTSDSFYRESLDLYKKLAAYQVLAVEMESSALYTLAAKYKRNALSILTVSDHILTGEETTADERQTTFNEMIEVALDAALLK; translated from the coding sequence ATGAGTATCCATATTGGAGCAAAGCAAGGTGCTATTGCTGAAACCATCCTGCTTCCGGGTGATCCGCTGCGGGCCAAATACATCGCAGAAACGTTCCTGGAAGGAGCAGAATGCTATAACAACGTACGGGGCATGCTGGGCTTTACCGGGACCTATAAGGGCAAACGGGTATCCGTGCAAGGGACAGGCATGGGTGTGCCGTCCATTTCGATCTACGTGAATGAGCTGATGCAATCGTACGATGTGCAAAATCTGATTCGTGTAGGCACATGTGGAGCTATCCAGGAAGATATCAAGGTGCGCGACGTCATCCTCGCGATGAGCGCTTCTTCCGATTCTCAAACCAATCGGCTGCTGTTTAACCAGATCGATTTTGCCCCAACGGCCAGCTTTGATTTGTTACATAAAGCGTATCAGGTGGCAAGCGAGCGAAACCTGAATGTCAAGGTGGGCAACATCTTTACCAGCGACAGCTTTTACCGTGAGAGTCTCGATCTGTACAAGAAGCTGGCTGCCTATCAAGTACTGGCTGTAGAGATGGAATCATCCGCTCTCTATACGCTGGCTGCCAAGTACAAGCGCAACGCCCTGTCCATTCTCACCGTGAGCGACCACATCCTTACGGGAGAAGAGACGACCGCCGATGAGCGCCAGACGACCTTCAACGAGATGATCGAAGTGGCATTGGATGCGGCTCTGCTAAAGTAA
- a CDS encoding DUF6366 family protein yields the protein MSDYERETLRNKEHESLPSGRLRDAIDQAEMGSPHELARGGCLSKVLVLAVILISLVIMRYCSLPG from the coding sequence ATGAGCGACTACGAGCGTGAAACACTCAGAAACAAGGAGCACGAGAGCCTTCCCAGCGGCCGATTGCGCGATGCGATTGATCAGGCCGAAATGGGCTCCCCACATGAGTTGGCACGAGGAGGCTGCTTGTCCAAGGTGCTTGTCCTCGCCGTCATTCTAATCAGTCTCGTGATCATGCGTTATTGCAGCTTGCCTGGGTGA
- a CDS encoding glycosyl transferase: MDRLSVIISVQQDEKTIQRLLYQVGRLSPKETILVIHGSKDRSIDIILNNSSCASTCYIYPFPLGEELWRSVGAKEATGDVWLFLQAGEVIAAEDMLPFIQACYQGVDIALRKRQTMNGSWTVSLARAYVNSLFEKERLGTSSMSDLPYAMTQRASVEIGVDQLFVPPLAQAIALRKGLRVEAVHLLTGTVRGIRASRERERTCLGDHLEAVAYWTEQHRDGH, encoded by the coding sequence ATGGATCGACTCAGCGTCATTATCTCGGTCCAGCAGGATGAAAAGACGATCCAGAGACTGCTCTACCAGGTGGGGAGATTGTCTCCCAAAGAAACGATTTTGGTCATCCATGGGAGCAAAGACCGTTCCATCGACATCATCCTGAACAATTCCTCATGTGCTAGCACTTGCTACATTTACCCGTTTCCCTTGGGGGAGGAGCTCTGGCGTTCCGTTGGCGCCAAAGAAGCGACTGGAGATGTCTGGCTGTTTCTCCAGGCCGGTGAAGTGATTGCGGCAGAAGACATGCTCCCATTCATCCAGGCCTGTTACCAGGGAGTGGATATTGCTTTGCGCAAAAGGCAGACGATGAACGGGAGCTGGACTGTCAGCTTGGCCAGGGCATATGTAAACAGTCTGTTCGAGAAGGAGCGATTGGGGACTTCCTCCATGAGCGATTTGCCCTATGCGATGACACAGCGTGCATCGGTCGAGATCGGCGTCGATCAGTTGTTTGTGCCGCCGCTTGCCCAGGCGATCGCGCTTCGGAAAGGACTGCGAGTCGAGGCGGTCCACTTGCTTACGGGAACAGTCAGGGGGATTCGCGCGAGCAGGGAGAGAGAGAGGACTTGTCTGGGAGATCATCTGGAAGCTGTCGCCTATTGGACGGAGCAGCACCGTGATGGTCATTGA
- a CDS encoding D-alanyl-D-alanine carboxypeptidase family protein gives MRFLLTYLFVVAVALWSPGAPVAFAEDTSGLSADELNGESAILIDATTGQVLFEKNPHERLYPASITKIATGIYAIENGNPDDIVTVSKKARYEEGTRVYLGEGEQVSLRKLEYGLLMHSGNDAATAIAEHMSQTTERFAEQLNAYLQEKVGVTETHFANAHGLHDPNHYTTASDMAKIARYAMTNPTFREIVGTNRLPWNGREWKSELINHNKLLRDYEGATGIKNGFTDQAMHTLVGSAKRGNTEFIAVTMKAAASAYAYKDVTKMLDYGFAHFETKQVAPDGKAYTRAAVPGDANVITYTTMDDLYASVPKGTEPLIQLTDYGQLSVQAGNLTVTYPLLRHDPPTPPEDQKAIAAPSLKEHPAIGYGLLFVWLGLNLFMLLFTISRMRKMRRIRRRDLQRRAY, from the coding sequence ATGCGTTTTCTTCTTACGTACCTTTTCGTTGTTGCCGTGGCTCTATGGAGTCCCGGTGCACCTGTGGCTTTCGCGGAGGACACGTCAGGCCTTTCTGCCGACGAGCTCAACGGAGAGTCAGCCATATTGATTGACGCTACGACAGGACAAGTCTTGTTTGAAAAGAACCCGCACGAAAGGCTGTACCCGGCAAGCATCACCAAGATTGCCACCGGGATATACGCCATCGAAAACGGGAACCCGGACGATATCGTCACCGTCTCCAAAAAGGCGCGTTATGAAGAAGGAACCCGCGTCTATTTGGGAGAAGGGGAGCAGGTTTCCCTTCGCAAGCTGGAGTACGGACTCTTGATGCACTCGGGTAACGACGCCGCTACGGCGATCGCGGAGCATATGAGCCAGACGACGGAGCGTTTTGCGGAGCAGTTGAACGCCTATTTGCAGGAAAAGGTCGGGGTGACGGAGACGCATTTCGCCAATGCCCACGGCCTGCACGACCCGAATCACTACACAACCGCCTCCGATATGGCGAAAATAGCACGATACGCAATGACGAATCCGACCTTCCGGGAGATCGTCGGAACGAATCGCTTGCCATGGAACGGCCGGGAGTGGAAATCCGAGCTCATCAACCATAACAAGCTGCTTCGTGATTACGAAGGGGCGACGGGGATCAAAAACGGCTTCACGGACCAGGCGATGCACACGCTCGTCGGTTCGGCCAAACGGGGAAACACCGAATTCATCGCGGTGACCATGAAGGCGGCGGCCAGCGCTTACGCCTACAAAGATGTCACCAAAATGCTCGACTACGGCTTCGCTCATTTTGAAACCAAGCAAGTGGCGCCTGATGGGAAAGCGTATACGCGTGCAGCCGTACCCGGTGATGCAAACGTCATTACGTATACCACAATGGACGACTTGTACGCGTCGGTCCCAAAAGGAACAGAGCCGCTGATCCAACTCACGGACTATGGACAACTGTCCGTGCAAGCAGGGAATCTCACTGTCACCTATCCGCTGCTAAGGCACGATCCGCCGACACCGCCGGAAGATCAAAAAGCGATCGCCGCTCCCTCTTTGAAGGAGCACCCAGCCATCGGGTACGGTCTGCTCTTCGTGTGGCTCGGGTTAAACCTCTTCATGCTCCTCTTCACGATAAGCAGAATGCGCAAAATGAGGAGAATACGCAGGCGAGATTTGCAGCGGCGCGCTTACTGA
- a CDS encoding GTP pyrophosphokinase family protein — protein MRISHVPSKVLNNMVHFLAPYEQAVDELKLKLKGIKYGFQKSGRYSPIEFVVGRVKKVDSLIKKAKEKGIDFQHDNWQERVAGEISDIAGLRVVCRYVDDVREVQQLLQEREDIVIHDVKDYIASPKDSGYRSIHMIVSYTVYHGSEKITLFCEIQIRTLGMNFWATNEHELRYKYAGNIPKDVLEQLQEASVITHQLDVLMNNLRQEILTPAEVDPTLEDKLEEIFSLYVKQDLESAAALYREHVSGFEEAFADNPKFKMIYDLLGKRLG, from the coding sequence ATGAGAATTTCACACGTGCCAAGCAAAGTTTTGAACAATATGGTGCACTTCTTGGCACCTTATGAGCAAGCAGTTGATGAATTGAAACTGAAATTGAAAGGGATCAAATACGGATTTCAAAAGAGCGGCCGCTACTCGCCGATTGAGTTCGTAGTGGGCCGCGTCAAAAAAGTGGATAGTTTGATTAAAAAGGCGAAAGAAAAAGGGATCGATTTTCAACATGACAACTGGCAGGAGCGTGTCGCTGGGGAAATTTCCGACATCGCCGGCCTCCGCGTCGTCTGCCGCTACGTTGACGATGTACGCGAAGTGCAGCAGCTTCTCCAGGAACGGGAGGACATCGTCATTCACGATGTCAAGGACTACATCGCTTCGCCAAAAGATTCCGGGTACCGCAGTATTCACATGATTGTATCGTATACGGTGTATCACGGCAGCGAAAAGATTACACTGTTCTGCGAGATTCAAATCCGGACGCTTGGAATGAACTTCTGGGCGACCAATGAACACGAGCTGCGCTACAAATACGCCGGGAATATTCCGAAGGATGTGCTGGAGCAATTGCAGGAAGCTTCCGTCATCACGCATCAGTTGGACGTCCTGATGAACAATTTGCGTCAGGAAATTTTGACTCCTGCTGAGGTAGACCCGACGCTGGAGGACAAGCTGGAGGAAATCTTCTCCCTGTATGTAAAGCAGGATCTGGAATCGGCTGCCGCCTTGTACCGCGAGCACGTCAGCGGATTTGAAGAGGCGTTTGCAGACAATCCGAAGTTTAAAATGATTTACGATTTGTTGGGAAAACGACTGGGGTAG
- a CDS encoding M23 family metallopeptidase — MLQSMVGFMLITALTLLSGTSTYSKEIIEEAHVQYQKQQTPLTVLPGTTYPGDVIFVRSNREQSVTLFSKTYRLLPSQGEYARFIPVPFDAKPGTYQIQSANKSACVPVTIAPKKFAVDVLTVSKQLNDMRQDTNRINADQKKINAARSRSAEVPYFTDAFIQPAVGTLTTPYGYQRVVNGVPANRHSAIDIANKTGTPIWASNNGKVVLADSLYLTGNTIIIDHGMQVFSIYAHMSKLEVKAGQEVKQGQVIGRMGTTGFSTGPHLHYGMLIGNTYVNPQPFFEASPFQWKQ, encoded by the coding sequence ATGTTACAATCGATGGTCGGTTTCATGCTGATCACTGCCCTGACACTGTTGTCCGGGACAAGCACTTACAGCAAGGAAATCATCGAAGAAGCACATGTTCAGTACCAAAAACAGCAGACGCCTTTGACCGTGTTGCCAGGAACAACGTATCCAGGCGACGTTATTTTTGTGCGCAGCAATCGGGAACAATCGGTCACGCTCTTTTCCAAGACGTACCGCCTGTTGCCTTCCCAAGGAGAGTATGCCCGTTTTATTCCCGTACCATTTGACGCCAAACCCGGAACCTATCAAATCCAGTCAGCAAATAAAAGCGCTTGCGTCCCGGTGACGATCGCTCCTAAAAAATTTGCCGTTGACGTTTTGACGGTAAGCAAACAGCTAAATGACATGCGTCAAGATACCAATCGAATCAATGCGGATCAGAAAAAGATCAACGCCGCCCGCTCCCGTTCGGCTGAGGTGCCTTACTTTACCGATGCGTTCATCCAGCCGGCTGTCGGGACGCTGACCACTCCGTACGGCTATCAGCGTGTGGTAAACGGAGTGCCGGCGAACCGCCATTCTGCGATCGATATCGCCAACAAGACCGGCACCCCCATCTGGGCCAGCAACAACGGCAAAGTAGTCTTGGCCGATTCCCTGTACTTGACGGGTAATACAATCATCATCGATCACGGTATGCAAGTCTTTTCCATTTACGCGCATATGTCCAAGCTGGAGGTCAAAGCGGGCCAGGAGGTTAAACAAGGACAAGTCATCGGGCGAATGGGCACGACCGGCTTTTCTACGGGTCCCCATTTGCATTACGGAATGTTGATCGGGAACACCTATGTGAACCCGCAGCCTTTCTTTGAGGCATCGCCTTTCCAATGGAAGCAATGA
- a CDS encoding alpha/beta-type small acid-soluble spore protein: protein MANNGGSSNNLLVPQANQALDQLKYEIASEFGVNLGADTTSRQNGSVGGEITKRLVSFAESQMAGR, encoded by the coding sequence ATGGCGAACAACGGTGGCAGCAGCAACAACCTGCTAGTTCCTCAAGCGAACCAAGCTCTGGATCAACTGAAGTATGAGATTGCATCCGAATTCGGTGTAAATCTCGGCGCAGACACTACTTCTCGTCAAAACGGTTCTGTAGGTGGAGAGATCACCAAGCGTCTGGTGAGCTTCGCAGAATCCCAAATGGCAGGCCGCTAA
- a CDS encoding 5'-3' exonuclease H3TH domain-containing protein: MNPSGKILLIDGMSFLFRAFYASAWGGGYRQTTTGVYTNAVYGFTKMMLDYADLVKPTHLVVGWDVASRESLVRSQWYDGYKSNRQAPPDELIPQFDLVKEVTAAFSIPNLGCPGYEGDDILGTLSTTLSADGHQVVIATGDYDSLQLVSDLVSVKILKNGGKHEHYNPASLQSLRGIAPEQVVDVKALMGDASDCIPGCPGIGEKTATKLIVEHGDLERLYSNLDSCTVKMRSKLEEHREQVYLSKKLATIIRDVPIEFSLEEAAWEYDSAVVRSKFDELEFGRSLATRVG, encoded by the coding sequence GTGAATCCATCCGGAAAAATTCTGCTCATTGACGGAATGAGCTTTTTGTTTCGCGCTTTTTACGCTTCTGCCTGGGGAGGCGGATATCGCCAGACAACCACAGGCGTCTATACGAATGCCGTCTACGGCTTCACCAAAATGATGCTTGACTATGCAGACCTGGTAAAGCCTACCCACTTGGTGGTGGGCTGGGACGTCGCCTCGCGCGAATCCCTCGTGCGCAGCCAGTGGTATGACGGCTACAAGTCCAATCGACAAGCACCTCCCGACGAGCTGATCCCGCAGTTCGATCTCGTCAAGGAAGTGACGGCTGCCTTTTCCATTCCCAATCTCGGCTGCCCCGGATATGAAGGCGACGATATTTTGGGCACACTAAGCACGACCCTTTCAGCGGACGGACATCAAGTAGTGATTGCCACCGGGGACTACGACAGCCTCCAGCTCGTCTCTGACCTCGTCAGCGTCAAAATCCTCAAAAACGGCGGGAAGCATGAGCACTACAATCCGGCGAGCCTGCAGAGCCTGCGCGGAATTGCTCCCGAGCAGGTCGTGGATGTCAAAGCGTTGATGGGTGACGCCTCCGATTGCATTCCGGGCTGCCCGGGTATCGGCGAAAAGACAGCGACGAAACTGATTGTGGAACACGGTGATTTGGAACGCCTATACTCCAATCTGGACAGCTGCACCGTCAAAATGCGCAGCAAGCTGGAAGAGCACCGCGAGCAAGTCTATTTGAGCAAAAAGCTGGCGACGATCATCCGCGATGTGCCGATCGAATTTTCGCTGGAGGAAGCCGCATGGGAATACGACAGCGCGGTTGTCCGCAGCAAATTCGACGAGCTGGAATTCGGCCGCAGCCTGGCGACCCGGGTCGGCTAA
- a CDS encoding YdeI/OmpD-associated family protein, protein MNTDLAKKLRWKPGMNLLLLNAPKEHLVQLMPASEEGALTSANDPESAVKSSFELVLLFVKSAAELKEWSRLAVSSVEKDGLLWIAYPKKTSKIKTDIHRDQGWEPIAEAGLEGIALVSVDDTWSAMRFRPIELVKNPRSSRVKESTSSSASTQERVVTVPGDLQDELDKHPEAKTFFDQLAYTHRKEYVRWITDAKREQTRTDRIAKTIERLQQGLKSPFR, encoded by the coding sequence ATGAATACCGATTTGGCTAAAAAATTGCGCTGGAAGCCGGGAATGAACTTACTCCTGCTGAACGCCCCAAAAGAGCATCTCGTTCAGCTGATGCCCGCTTCGGAAGAGGGTGCCCTGACAAGCGCAAACGACCCGGAATCTGCCGTGAAGTCCTCATTTGAGCTCGTACTGCTGTTTGTCAAAAGCGCTGCCGAATTGAAGGAATGGTCGCGCCTCGCTGTTTCTTCTGTGGAAAAGGATGGGCTTCTCTGGATCGCCTATCCGAAAAAAACGTCCAAAATCAAAACCGACATCCATCGCGATCAAGGCTGGGAGCCAATCGCAGAGGCGGGGCTTGAAGGCATTGCGCTCGTCTCGGTTGACGATACGTGGTCCGCGATGCGGTTTCGCCCGATCGAGCTCGTGAAAAATCCGCGCTCGTCTCGCGTAAAGGAATCCACATCTTCGTCCGCTTCCACGCAAGAGCGCGTCGTAACCGTACCCGGCGATTTGCAGGACGAGCTGGACAAGCATCCCGAAGCGAAGACGTTTTTCGACCAGCTTGCCTATACGCACCGCAAGGAGTACGTGCGCTGGATTACCGATGCGAAACGCGAGCAGACGCGGACGGATCGAATCGCCAAAACTATCGAGCGGTTGCAGCAAGGCTTGAAAAGTCCTTTCCGCTAA
- a CDS encoding AAA family ATPase: protein MNTPTAIQRKVEQAIALLERRFLERNELIRLLMLGMLSGENALLIGPPGTAKSQLARAFSQLFGTEHWFEYLLTRFTTPDELFGPVSLQELKRDQYVRKTSGYLPAAQFAFLDEIFKANSAILNALLSILNERVYFNGREREAVPLQFLIAASNELPDDDEQLAALYDRFLVRYEVGYLQLASSYEKMFSLPKSQLPVVFSLYDISDIQAAAAQVDIPEAIIYFLYRVKQDMEEKEYRLSDRRWSKIANVWKTSAALHGRELVSIWDTVYTPHMMWDVPEDLPVMRELFERQFTEMLKAELENDLPLRKFSQIAEKWTTREADLHAFQFKKEVGAKMGREALERNRQLLEECRSEVEETARDLRNRLLQWQKREGDLEAYVLEKNRLIHNPETYTVKYAYLRIEGERILQQLQKTYRTVFDQEVPGTEYDYTR from the coding sequence ATGAACACACCAACCGCGATTCAACGAAAAGTGGAACAAGCCATTGCGCTATTGGAGCGCCGCTTTCTGGAGCGAAATGAATTGATTCGACTGCTGATGCTGGGCATGCTCAGCGGGGAGAACGCGCTATTGATCGGGCCTCCGGGAACTGCGAAATCCCAATTGGCTCGTGCCTTTTCGCAGCTGTTTGGCACCGAGCATTGGTTCGAATATTTGTTGACGCGTTTTACGACACCTGATGAGCTGTTCGGACCGGTATCCTTGCAGGAGCTCAAGCGAGACCAATACGTCCGGAAAACGAGCGGCTATCTGCCGGCTGCCCAGTTTGCCTTTCTCGACGAGATTTTCAAGGCGAACAGCGCCATTCTCAACGCGCTGCTCTCCATCCTAAACGAGCGCGTTTACTTTAATGGGAGAGAGCGGGAAGCAGTGCCGCTGCAGTTTTTGATTGCGGCCTCGAACGAACTGCCAGACGATGACGAACAGCTGGCCGCCTTGTACGACCGCTTTTTGGTTCGCTATGAGGTCGGTTATTTGCAGCTCGCTTCCAGTTATGAAAAGATGTTCTCTTTGCCGAAATCGCAGCTTCCGGTGGTCTTCTCCTTGTACGACATCAGCGATATTCAGGCCGCAGCGGCACAGGTGGACATACCGGAAGCGATCATCTACTTCCTGTACCGGGTGAAGCAGGATATGGAAGAAAAGGAATACCGGCTTTCCGATCGCCGCTGGAGCAAAATCGCCAACGTCTGGAAAACGTCAGCCGCTTTGCACGGACGGGAGCTGGTGTCGATATGGGATACGGTCTACACCCCGCACATGATGTGGGATGTCCCGGAAGATCTACCGGTGATGCGGGAGCTGTTTGAACGACAGTTTACGGAAATGCTCAAGGCAGAGCTGGAAAATGACCTGCCGCTTCGCAAGTTTTCCCAGATCGCTGAAAAATGGACGACCAGGGAAGCGGATCTGCACGCCTTTCAATTCAAGAAAGAAGTCGGAGCGAAAATGGGCAGGGAAGCGCTGGAGAGGAATCGCCAGCTTTTGGAAGAGTGCCGTTCGGAAGTGGAAGAAACCGCACGCGATCTGCGCAATCGCCTGCTCCAGTGGCAAAAGCGGGAAGGAGATCTGGAAGCGTATGTCTTAGAAAAGAACCGGCTCATTCACAACCCCGAGACCTACACGGTGAAATACGCGTACCTGCGAATCGAAGGAGAGCGGATCCTGCAGCAGCTCCAGAAGACATACCGGACCGTATTCGACCAGGAAGTTCCCGGCACGGAGTACGACTACACACGATAG
- a CDS encoding SMI1/KNR4 family protein: MKALLNEIIEHLKDTLPNLAAFFNPPATQEELRKAEEELGFSLPAEVRELYLIHNGEREGGPGLFFGLPFLSVEEMMAEWKIWVGLEEEYAFMGEHDSVPARWIKERYINRYWLPISRDWGGNHLGIDMDPDEFGQAGQVINFGRDEEVKYVIARSVTDLLRFIRDTAKQGNFSIHQEEDSLYWSFGREDNLHFLDAIRKLDLPVLDPVWEESAVKDAEGWLAGLDSVWRDRVLQRSGSAEAFLRAKRLLFINEGLTNIVPLGDCKEVRELVLSANEIRSIEPLRGCTQLKRLYLGKNPVSDLRPLQKLQHLRMLYVADTAVEDLSPLENLSSLQELRFPRAPIRDYSPLRQMPGLRAVEVSQPDREQLHILFGLPRIEKLTIAGLRDVTAKDLGQLGSLPNLRELELEDVCLENLAFLHNCRQLKQVKLVHSTVNDISALSRLESLTTLELNGCPDVGDVEELSRSTSLRKIAASYQQFSLLKDRFDRKIDFSTMTGNMTDEEKEIWYRYLRE, translated from the coding sequence ATGAAAGCGCTGCTGAATGAAATCATTGAACATTTGAAAGATACCCTTCCCAACCTGGCTGCTTTCTTCAATCCCCCCGCAACACAGGAGGAGCTTCGCAAAGCGGAAGAGGAGCTGGGTTTTTCGCTGCCGGCAGAGGTGCGGGAGCTGTATTTGATCCATAACGGCGAGCGAGAGGGCGGGCCGGGCTTGTTTTTCGGCCTGCCATTCCTGTCCGTGGAGGAAATGATGGCGGAATGGAAAATCTGGGTGGGGCTCGAGGAGGAATACGCGTTCATGGGCGAGCACGATTCCGTCCCCGCCCGCTGGATCAAGGAGAGGTACATCAATCGCTACTGGCTGCCCATCAGCAGAGACTGGGGAGGTAACCACCTCGGAATCGACATGGATCCGGATGAGTTTGGACAAGCAGGTCAGGTGATCAACTTCGGCCGGGACGAAGAGGTCAAGTATGTGATTGCCCGCTCCGTCACGGATTTGCTTCGATTCATCCGCGATACGGCAAAGCAAGGGAACTTCAGCATCCATCAGGAGGAAGACAGCCTGTATTGGAGCTTTGGCAGAGAGGACAACCTCCATTTTCTCGATGCGATCCGCAAATTGGACTTGCCTGTACTAGATCCAGTCTGGGAAGAGTCCGCTGTGAAAGATGCGGAGGGATGGCTGGCGGGGCTTGACAGCGTGTGGAGAGACCGAGTGTTGCAAAGGAGCGGAAGCGCGGAGGCTTTTCTTCGGGCGAAAAGACTCTTGTTTATAAACGAGGGCTTGACCAACATCGTCCCTCTGGGAGACTGCAAGGAAGTGCGCGAGTTGGTGCTGAGCGCCAACGAGATTCGTTCGATCGAGCCGCTCCGCGGTTGTACGCAGTTGAAGCGGTTGTATTTGGGGAAGAATCCCGTATCCGACCTGCGGCCTCTTCAAAAGCTGCAGCACCTGCGTATGCTGTATGTGGCGGACACAGCGGTCGAGGATCTTTCCCCGCTCGAGAACCTCTCCTCCTTGCAGGAGCTGCGCTTTCCTCGTGCGCCGATCCGAGATTATTCTCCCCTTCGACAGATGCCGGGCTTGCGCGCGGTAGAGGTAAGCCAGCCGGATCGGGAGCAGCTGCATATCCTGTTTGGGCTTCCGCGGATAGAAAAACTGACCATCGCCGGGCTTAGGGATGTAACGGCAAAGGACCTGGGTCAATTGGGATCGCTTCCGAATCTGCGCGAGCTGGAGCTGGAGGATGTTTGTCTGGAAAATCTAGCGTTCTTGCACAATTGCCGCCAGCTGAAACAAGTGAAGCTGGTCCATTCCACCGTGAACGATATATCTGCCTTGTCCAGACTCGAATCCTTGACCACCCTCGAGTTGAACGGGTGTCCCGACGTAGGGGATGTGGAGGAGCTGTCCCGTTCGACCTCTCTACGTAAAATCGCTGCATCCTATCAACAGTTTTCGCTGTTGAAAGACCGTTTTGACCGGAAAATCGACTTTTCGACGATGACAGGAAACATGACAGATGAAGAGAAGGAAATCTGGTACCGGTACTTACGGGAGTAG
- a CDS encoding tetratricopeptide repeat protein, whose protein sequence is MGKFVLFSLLWWLTGNPLAALLIILVLLYLLDLRFIRLLPDFTKPIRRWRRLSALQSQLRLNPHDTPAKLEAARLHMEKRQYKEALSYLDGISSVMRDSPEYLCDKGIYLLQVGRMEEGVDLIEQALQINPRVRYGEPYLRMGEEYARQQEREKALACLEELAQINMSSCEVYFKQGVLYDELQQKAKAKQSFLEAIDVYRGLPKYKRRTERRWALLAWFRKTIG, encoded by the coding sequence TTGGGGAAATTTGTATTGTTTTCGCTGTTGTGGTGGCTGACGGGAAATCCTTTGGCTGCGTTGCTGATCATTCTCGTGCTTTTGTACCTGCTGGATCTTCGCTTCATCCGGCTGCTTCCCGACTTTACCAAACCGATCAGGCGGTGGAGACGCTTGTCCGCTCTTCAGAGCCAGCTGCGCCTCAATCCGCACGACACGCCTGCGAAACTGGAAGCTGCCCGTCTGCATATGGAGAAGCGGCAGTACAAGGAGGCCCTTTCCTATCTGGACGGCATTTCATCTGTCATGCGGGATTCGCCCGAATATTTGTGCGACAAAGGGATCTATCTCTTACAGGTAGGACGTATGGAGGAGGGAGTGGATTTGATCGAACAGGCTTTGCAAATCAATCCACGCGTCCGATACGGAGAGCCGTACCTGCGGATGGGCGAGGAATATGCGAGACAGCAGGAAAGGGAGAAAGCCCTCGCCTGCCTGGAAGAGCTGGCACAGATAAACATGTCCTCCTGCGAGGTCTATTTCAAGCAGGGTGTCCTTTACGATGAACTGCAGCAAAAGGCGAAGGCCAAGCAATCATTTTTAGAGGCGATCGACGTATACCGCGGATTGCCCAAGTATAAGCGCCGCACGGAAAGGCGGTGGGCGCTATTGGCTTGGTTTCGCAAAACCATCGGATGA